The following proteins are co-located in the Acipenser ruthenus chromosome 35, fAciRut3.2 maternal haplotype, whole genome shotgun sequence genome:
- the LOC117968287 gene encoding protein S100-A6-like, which yields MSQLESAVQSLVDVFIKYAEQEGSKNQLSQGELKKLITTELSSGALGKKVGPEEVGELMGQLDKNHDGEVNMQEFCRFIGILAKGYYKSKKKGSP from the exons ATGTCCCAGCTAGAGTCCGCTGTGCAGTCCCTGGTGGACGTGTTCATCAAATATGCAGAGCAGGAGGGCAGCAAGAACCAGCTGAGCCAGGGGGAGCTGAAGAAACTGATCACGACTGAACTGAGCAGCGGGGCGCTGGGG AAGAAGGTCGGCCCCGAGGAGGTGGGGGAGCTGATGGGGCAGCTGGACAAGAACCACGACGGGGAGGTGAACATGCAGGAGTTCTGCAGGTTCATTGGCATCCTCGCCAAGGGGTACTACAAGAGCAAGAAGAAGGGGAGCCCCTAA
- the LOC131705292 gene encoding protein S100-A1-like, which produces MSQLELVLGSVIDLFRMYAELEGDRTKLSRGELQRLLQTELTGPLGKDVGPSFVDELLHMLDTNQDGEVDLKEFGGLIGIMAMGYSGKGKGGRTHTH; this is translated from the exons ATGTCTCAGCTGGAGCTTGTGCTCGGGTCTGTGATCGATCTCTTCAGGATGTACGCAGAGCTGGAAGGAGACAGGACCAAGCTGAGCCGTGGAGAGCTGCAGAGGCTGCTGCAGACAGAGCTGACCGGCCCACTGGGG AAAGACGTGGGACCCAGTTTCGTGGACGAGCTCCTGCACATGCTGGACACCAATCAGGACGGGGAGGTGGACCTGAAGGAGTTTGGGGGCTTGATCGGGATCATGGCGATGGGGTACAGCGGCAAGGGGAAAGGGGggcgcacacacactcactga
- the LOC117968293 gene encoding uncharacterized protein LOC117968293 produces the protein MAFCSIGCLLVLVALYGLAEPVTDSVPPLHTAEPGGNITLKCGVDLSKINQYIAAWVTWYRQEPDGRIQIVTSLSTGYLKEGRYSGGIDGKNGQYNLTIADLHRTDSAVYFCIVRAAALQFASGSSSKLVVSNPLTVPSVELYSPGLFEGDSDWTGPVPVLCLVRDTSPGRHRVLWTIGAEAAAPGSAEEGEIEPDGSYSVRSYVTISADQWNSGAIKCEVYNVTEKVSASHRRQVFVSDCVPVLFYGLPPVLLLILVVVSVACVYRRLHKTKTDIKSSDAPCRPQRPARHRTVQDYSTEYASLNL, from the exons ATGGCATTCTGTTCTATCGGCTGCCTTTTGGTTTTGGTCGCTCTCT ATGGGCTGGCGGAACCAGTAACTGACTCCGTCCCGCCGTTACACACCGCGGAACCGGGCGGGAATATCACGCTGAAATGCGGAGTAGATCTAAGTAAAATAAACCAATATATAGCTGCTTGGGTTACCTGGTACCGGCAGGAGCCGGACGGGCGAATCCAGATCGTCACATCCCTGAGCACGGGCTACTTAAAAGAGGGCCGGTATTCCGGAGGGATTGACGGCAAGAACGGACAGTATAATTTAACCATTGCGGACCTCCACAGAACCGACTCGGCCGTGTATTTCTGTATAGTGAGAGCAGCAGCTCTCCAGTTCGCATCCGGGTCCAGCTCCAAACTCGTTGTATCAA ACCCGCTGACTGTCCCGAGTGTGGAGTTATACTCTCCGGGTCTGTTTGAAGGCGATTCGGACTGGACCGGGCCGGTCCCGGTGCTGTGTTTGGTGAGAGACACGTCTCCGGGGCGGCACCGAGTCCTCTGGACTATCGGCGCCGAGGCAGCCGCGCCGGGCAGCGCGGAGGAGGGAGAGATCGAACCCGACGGGTCCTATAGTGTGCGGAGCTACGTCACAATCAGCGCGGATCAATGGAACAGCGGCGCTATAAAGTGCGAGGTTTACAACGTCACAGAAAAAGTCTCTGCGTCACACCGAAGGCAAG tttttgtttcagattgcgTTCCTGTGTTGTTTTACGGACTGCCCCCCGTTCTCCTGCTAATTCTGGTCGTAGTGTCTGTGGCGTGTGTTTACAGAAGACTTCATAAAACTAAAACCG ATATCAAGTCCAGCGATGCTCCATGTCGTCCCCAGCGCCCCGCCCGACACAGAACAGTCCAGGATTACTCG ACGGAGTACGCATCGCTCAATCTGTGA